The Felis catus isolate Fca126 chromosome X, F.catus_Fca126_mat1.0, whole genome shotgun sequence genome includes a region encoding these proteins:
- the SLC7A3 gene encoding cationic amino acid transporter 3 isoform X2 codes for MLWHALRRFGQKLVRRRTLEPGMADTRLARCLSTLDLVALGVGSTLGAGVYVLAGEVAKDKAGPSIVICFLVAALSSVLAGLCYAEFGARVPRSGSAYLYSYVTVGELWAFTTGWNLILSYVIGTASVARAWSSAFDNLIGNHISRTLQGSISLHVPYVLAEYPDFFALGLVLLLTGEEAKNPQRSIPVGIVISLLVCFLAYFGVSSALTLMMPYYQLQPESPLPEAFLHTGWAPARYVVAIGSLCALSTSLLGSMFPMPRVIYAMAEDGLLFRVLARIHSGTHTPIVATVVSGIVAAFMAFLFELADLVDLMSIGTLLAYSLVAVCVLILRYQSEVKNEEDQVELQEEKTAEAEKLTLQGLFCPLNSNPTPLSGQVVYVCSSLVALLLTLLCLVLTKWPVPLLSGDPVWTAVVVLLLMLITGITGVIWRQPQSSTPLHFKVPALPLLPLMSIFVNVYLMMQMTAGTWARFGVWMLIGFAIYFGYGIHHSLEEVKSDQPPLKSRAKTLDLDLSSACTPSI; via the exons ATGCTGTGGCACGCACTTCGCAGATTTGGTCAAAAGCTGGTACGCAGACGTACCCTGGAGCCTGGCATGGCAGACACTCGCCTTGCCAGATGCCTGAGCACTCTGGATTTGGTGGCCCTGGGTGTGGGCAGCACGTTGGGTGCAGGCGTGTATGTCTTGGCTGGTGAGGTGGCCAAAGATAAAGCTGGACCATCCATTGTGATCTGCTTTTTGGTGGCCGCTCTATCTTCTGTGTTGGCTGGACTGTGCTATGCGGAGTTTGGTGCCCGAGTTCCCCGTTCTGGCTCTGCGTATCTGTACAGCTATGTCACCGTGGGTGAACTCTGGGCCTTCACCACTGGCTGGAACCTCATCCTCTCCTATGTCATCG GTACAGCCAGTGTGGCCCGGGCCTGGAGCTCGGCTTTCGACAACCTGATTGGGAACCACATCTCTCGTACCCTGCAAGGGAGCATCTCACTGCATGTTCCCTATGTCCTCGCAGAATATCCAGACTTCTTTGCTCTGGGCCTTGTGTTGTTGCTCACCG GCGAAGAAGCTAAGAATCCCCAACGTTCCATCCCCGTGGGCATTGTGATTTCACTGTTGGTCTGCTTTTTGGCATATTTTGGTGTCTCTTCGGCACTTACGCTTATGATGCCTTACTACCAGCTTCAACCTGAGAGCCCCTTGCCGGAGGCCTTTCTCCACACTGGATGGGCCCCTGCCCGCTATGTGGTGGCTATTGGATCCCTCTGTGCTCTTTCTACCAG cctcttGGGCTCTATGTTCCCCATGCCTCGGGTGATCTATGCGATGGCAGAGGATGGCCTCCTGTTCCGTGTCCTCGCCAGGATCCACAGCGGCACACACACCCCCATCGTGGCCACTGTGGTCTCTGGCATTGTTGCAG CATTCATGGCATTCCTCTTTGAGCTCGCTGATCTTGTGGACCTTATGTCAATTGGGACCCTGCTTGCTTACTCCCTGGTGGCTGTTTGTGTCCTCATCCTCAG GTATCAGTCTGAGGTGAAGAATGAGGAGGATCAGGTGGAGCTGCAGGAGGAGAAGACAGCTGAAGCCGAGAAGCTGACCCTACAGGGACTATTTTGTCCACTCAACTCCAATCCCACTCCACTCTCTGGCCAAGTTGTCTATGTTTGCTCCTCATTGGTTG CTCTGCTGCTGACTCTTCTTTGCCTGGTGCTGACCAAGTGGCCCGTTCCACTGCTTTCTGGAGACCCAGTGTGGACTGCAGTGGTTGTGCTGCTCCTGATGCTCATTACTGGGATCACTGGGGTCATTTGGAGACAGCCACAGAGCTCCACTCCCCTTCACTTTAAG gTACCTGCTTTGCCTCTTCTCCCACTAATGAGCATCTTTGTGAATGTTTACCTTATGATGCAGATGACAGCTGGCACCTGGGCCCGATTTGGGGTCTGGATGCTGATTG GATTTGCTATCTACTTCGGCTATGGGATCCACCACAGCCTGGAAGAGGTTAAGAGTGACCAACCTCCACTCAAGTCTAGAGCCAAAACTTTAGACCTTGATCTCAGCAGTGCCTGTACACCTTCGATTTGA
- the SLC7A3 gene encoding cationic amino acid transporter 3 isoform X1 — MLWHALRRFGQKLVRRRTLEPGMADTRLARCLSTLDLVALGVGSTLGAGVYVLAGEVAKDKAGPSIVICFLVAALSSVLAGLCYAEFGARVPRSGSAYLYSYVTVGELWAFTTGWNLILSYVIGTASVARAWSSAFDNLIGNHISRTLQGSISLHVPYVLAEYPDFFALGLVLLLTGLLALGASESALVTKVFTVVNLLVLGFVIISGFIKGDLHNWKLTEEDYKLTVARLNDTYSLGPLGSGGFVPFGLEGILHGAATCFYAFVGFDCIATTGEEAKNPQRSIPVGIVISLLVCFLAYFGVSSALTLMMPYYQLQPESPLPEAFLHTGWAPARYVVAIGSLCALSTSLLGSMFPMPRVIYAMAEDGLLFRVLARIHSGTHTPIVATVVSGIVAAFMAFLFELADLVDLMSIGTLLAYSLVAVCVLILRYQSEVKNEEDQVELQEEKTAEAEKLTLQGLFCPLNSNPTPLSGQVVYVCSSLVALLLTLLCLVLTKWPVPLLSGDPVWTAVVVLLLMLITGITGVIWRQPQSSTPLHFKVPALPLLPLMSIFVNVYLMMQMTAGTWARFGVWMLIGFAIYFGYGIHHSLEEVKSDQPPLKSRAKTLDLDLSSACTPSI; from the exons ATGCTGTGGCACGCACTTCGCAGATTTGGTCAAAAGCTGGTACGCAGACGTACCCTGGAGCCTGGCATGGCAGACACTCGCCTTGCCAGATGCCTGAGCACTCTGGATTTGGTGGCCCTGGGTGTGGGCAGCACGTTGGGTGCAGGCGTGTATGTCTTGGCTGGTGAGGTGGCCAAAGATAAAGCTGGACCATCCATTGTGATCTGCTTTTTGGTGGCCGCTCTATCTTCTGTGTTGGCTGGACTGTGCTATGCGGAGTTTGGTGCCCGAGTTCCCCGTTCTGGCTCTGCGTATCTGTACAGCTATGTCACCGTGGGTGAACTCTGGGCCTTCACCACTGGCTGGAACCTCATCCTCTCCTATGTCATCG GTACAGCCAGTGTGGCCCGGGCCTGGAGCTCGGCTTTCGACAACCTGATTGGGAACCACATCTCTCGTACCCTGCAAGGGAGCATCTCACTGCATGTTCCCTATGTCCTCGCAGAATATCCAGACTTCTTTGCTCTGGGCCTTGTGTTGTTGCTCACCG GATTGCTGGCTCTGGGGGCCAGTGAGTCAGCCCTGGTTACCAAAGTGTTCACAGTGGTGAACCTTTTGGTTCTTGGTTTTGTCATCATCTCTGGCTTCATTAAGGGGGACTTGCACAATTGGAAACTCACAGAAGAGGACTACAAACTGACCGTGGCTCGACTCAATGACACTTATAG CCTGGGCCCTCTGGGCTCTGGAGGATTTGTGCCTTTCGGCCTCGAGGGGATTCTCCATGGAGCAGCTACCTGTTTCTATGCATTTGTTGGTTTCGACTGTATTGCTACCACTG GCGAAGAAGCTAAGAATCCCCAACGTTCCATCCCCGTGGGCATTGTGATTTCACTGTTGGTCTGCTTTTTGGCATATTTTGGTGTCTCTTCGGCACTTACGCTTATGATGCCTTACTACCAGCTTCAACCTGAGAGCCCCTTGCCGGAGGCCTTTCTCCACACTGGATGGGCCCCTGCCCGCTATGTGGTGGCTATTGGATCCCTCTGTGCTCTTTCTACCAG cctcttGGGCTCTATGTTCCCCATGCCTCGGGTGATCTATGCGATGGCAGAGGATGGCCTCCTGTTCCGTGTCCTCGCCAGGATCCACAGCGGCACACACACCCCCATCGTGGCCACTGTGGTCTCTGGCATTGTTGCAG CATTCATGGCATTCCTCTTTGAGCTCGCTGATCTTGTGGACCTTATGTCAATTGGGACCCTGCTTGCTTACTCCCTGGTGGCTGTTTGTGTCCTCATCCTCAG GTATCAGTCTGAGGTGAAGAATGAGGAGGATCAGGTGGAGCTGCAGGAGGAGAAGACAGCTGAAGCCGAGAAGCTGACCCTACAGGGACTATTTTGTCCACTCAACTCCAATCCCACTCCACTCTCTGGCCAAGTTGTCTATGTTTGCTCCTCATTGGTTG CTCTGCTGCTGACTCTTCTTTGCCTGGTGCTGACCAAGTGGCCCGTTCCACTGCTTTCTGGAGACCCAGTGTGGACTGCAGTGGTTGTGCTGCTCCTGATGCTCATTACTGGGATCACTGGGGTCATTTGGAGACAGCCACAGAGCTCCACTCCCCTTCACTTTAAG gTACCTGCTTTGCCTCTTCTCCCACTAATGAGCATCTTTGTGAATGTTTACCTTATGATGCAGATGACAGCTGGCACCTGGGCCCGATTTGGGGTCTGGATGCTGATTG GATTTGCTATCTACTTCGGCTATGGGATCCACCACAGCCTGGAAGAGGTTAAGAGTGACCAACCTCCACTCAAGTCTAGAGCCAAAACTTTAGACCTTGATCTCAGCAGTGCCTGTACACCTTCGATTTGA